The stretch of DNA AGGCCAGCGACCGCCAAAATCCTGTTGTCGTGACGGATTTCCCGTCAGCGGACTAGATTTTTCGCAATCACCGCCAAACAATCAACCTTTCCGATTTCCCAACCGATCCATTGGCCCATGGATTGAGCTCGGTTTCTCCAATCTCTGACACCTTCAACAGAATCAGTGTTCTCAACTATGCGAATTTGCGTGTTTTGCGGCTCCCAAACGGGTGGTCGCCCAGAATATCAGCAGCAGGCAGCCGAATTGGGGCGACTCTTCGTCGAACAGGGTCATTCCCTGGTCTATGGAGGAGGGCAGGTCGGCTTGATGGGGATCATCGCCGACGCCGTTTTGGCGGCCGGGGGAGAGGTCGTCGGGGTCATTCCCGAGCAACTGGCGACCAAAGAACTACTGCACACCGGTGTGACCGTCATGCATCGCGTGGATAGTATGCACGCGCGGAAGGCCAAAATGGAACAACTCTCCGACGCCTTCGTCGCCTTGCCGGGTGGCTACGGCACGTTGGAGGAACTCCTAGAAATCATCACCTGGGGGCAGTTGGGCATTCACCGAAAAAACATCGGAATTCTGAACACCGCCGGCTATTTCGACGGCTTGCTTGGTCTGGTCGATCAC from Symmachiella dynata encodes:
- a CDS encoding TIGR00730 family Rossman fold protein — encoded protein: MRICVFCGSQTGGRPEYQQQAAELGRLFVEQGHSLVYGGGQVGLMGIIADAVLAAGGEVVGVIPEQLATKELLHTGVTVMHRVDSMHARKAKMEQLSDAFVALPGGYGTLEELLEIITWGQLGIHRKNIGILNTAGYFDGLLGLVDHAIGESFIRPGHRELLVVANTPAELLERLQEHELPTTRKWFRAEDS